The following is a genomic window from Pueribacillus theae.
TGGGGATATCCGAATGAAAAAAAATGCGATATTCATTTATTCAGACGACATGCTAAAGTATAAATTTCATGATGATCACCCATTTAATCAATTGCGTGTTCAAATGACGCTCGATCTGTTAAAACAAAGCGATGCGATTGATTCAAAACAAGTGATTACCCCAAGGATGGCGACGGATGAAGAAATTGCATTGATCCATTCAATAGATTATATGGATGCAGTTAAGCTTGCCGGGCAGGGAAACTTGGATCCGCAGATTGCGGAGAGCTATGGCCTTGGGACAGAAGATACACCTGTATTTAAAGAAATGCACGAAGCGAGCGCACTTCTAGTCGGAGCCACTCTGACAGCTTGTGAACAAGTAATGGAAGGCAAGGCTCTCCATGCCTTGAATCTTGGCGGAGGGCTCCACCATGGGCATCGCGGAAAAGCTTCCGGATTTTGTGTCTATAACGATTGCTCGATTGCGATTAAATGGCTGAGGGAAAAATATGATGCCCGTGTCCTTTATATTGATACAGATGCCCATCACGGCGACGGTGTCCAATGGTCTTTTTACGAAGAACAGAATGTATGCACCATTTCCATTCATGAAACAGGGCGTTATTTATTTCCAGGAACCGGAAATTACGTCGAGAGAGGCCAAGGAGACGGCTACGGCTATTCCTTTAACGTGCCTGTCGACGCTTTTACAGAAGATGAATCTTGGCTTGAAATCTATACAGCAATCGTAAGAGAAGTTGCACATTATTTTAAGCCTGATATCATTCTTACACAAAATGGAGCTGACGCCCATTATTATGATCCATTAACCCATCTATCCCTAACAATGAAAAGCTTCGACACCATCCCAAAACTTGCCCATGAAATGGCGCATGAACATTGCGACGGAAAATGGATTGCCGTCGGCGGCGGGGGTTATGACATCTGGCGCGCCGTACCAAGAGCATGGGGTAAAATTTGGCTTGCGATGAACGATGACGACAGAACAGGCTCTCTTCCTGAAAATTGGATTGCAAAATGGCAGGCAAAGTCGCCAGTTACCTTACCTAAAACATGGGAGGATGCCGGTGGCATTTATCCAGCCATACCAAGAAAAGCTGAAATAACTGAGAAAAATTTGCTCATGTTACATAAAGCCTTATCAATTATCAAATAAAGAGGATGTTCAAAAAGTCTGGAGGCTTACAGGAGGTAAGTCAGTTCGACGTTATCACAGGACGTGATGCTTTTTGTCGAACTTCCTTAATAGGCTACGAATCTCGTTGTCCTCCTTTTTGAACACGCATATAAAGAAAGTGGACTAGCACAAAAACAGCTAGTCCATCGTTTTCTTTATTTTGTTGAGCCTCTAAATTCAATCCGATGAGGAAGCAAGATCGTTTTCTCGTCTACTTCTTCTTTTTCCATGAGCTTCGTCAAAAGACGCATAGCAACCGCACCGATATCATACATCGGCATTACGACAGTCGACAAAGTCGGCCTTACCATCGTTGCTAATCTCGTATTGTCAAACCCAATAACTTCGATATCATGAGGAACGGATAATTTTGCATCTTGGATGCCGTGAATGACACCAAGCGCCATTTCATCCGTTCCAACGAAAATGGCTGTTGGCGGTTCGGGCAATTGAAGGAATGATTCGACCGCTTGCAATCCAGAATCATATGAGAGATCTCCTACTGAAACAAAGCCATCTTTAATTTGTATTCCCGCCTTTTCCATTGCTTTGCGGTAGCCGGAAAATTTTAGCTGCCCATTAATCGGATCTTCCATAGGCCCGATGACAGCCGCAATATTTTTATGGCCCTTCTCAATGAATGCATTTACCGCATCAAAACTTGCTGTTTCATAATCAATATTTACAGACGGCGTCCCCCTGTTTTCATCAACAGTTGCTGCCAAAACAACGGGAACGGGAGAATTTTTAAATTCAGCGATTACTTCGTCTTCCAACTTTCCACCCATAAAAACGATTCCGTCTACTTGCTTGCCTAACAACGTATTAATTAAACGGACTTCTTTATTTTTATTTTGGTCCGAGTTGCTCAAAATAATGTTATATTCATACATTGTAGCAATATCTTCAATCCCGCGTGCCAATTCAGCAAAAAGTATGCTTGAGATGTCCGGTATAATGACACCAACAGTTGTTGTCTTTTTGCTCGCCAATCCTCTAGCAACTGCATTTGGACGGTAACCGAGCCGTTCAATTGCTTCCAGTACTTTTTGTCTTGTAGATGGTTTCACATTAGGATTTCCGTTAACAACACGGGAAACTGTTGCCATTGAGACATTTGCTTCCCTTGCCACATCATAGATCGTCGCACTCACGCGTGCTAACCTCCTTAAAGTCGCTTCAAACTTCCATTTCAG
Proteins encoded in this region:
- the ccpA gene encoding catabolite control protein A, producing the protein MSATIYDVAREANVSMATVSRVVNGNPNVKPSTRQKVLEAIERLGYRPNAVARGLASKKTTTVGVIIPDISSILFAELARGIEDIATMYEYNIILSNSDQNKNKEVRLINTLLGKQVDGIVFMGGKLEDEVIAEFKNSPVPVVLAATVDENRGTPSVNIDYETASFDAVNAFIEKGHKNIAAVIGPMEDPINGQLKFSGYRKAMEKAGIQIKDGFVSVGDLSYDSGLQAVESFLQLPEPPTAIFVGTDEMALGVIHGIQDAKLSVPHDIEVIGFDNTRLATMVRPTLSTVVMPMYDIGAVAMRLLTKLMEKEEVDEKTILLPHRIEFRGSTK
- a CDS encoding acetoin utilization protein AcuC, coding for MKKNAIFIYSDDMLKYKFHDDHPFNQLRVQMTLDLLKQSDAIDSKQVITPRMATDEEIALIHSIDYMDAVKLAGQGNLDPQIAESYGLGTEDTPVFKEMHEASALLVGATLTACEQVMEGKALHALNLGGGLHHGHRGKASGFCVYNDCSIAIKWLREKYDARVLYIDTDAHHGDGVQWSFYEEQNVCTISIHETGRYLFPGTGNYVERGQGDGYGYSFNVPVDAFTEDESWLEIYTAIVREVAHYFKPDIILTQNGADAHYYDPLTHLSLTMKSFDTIPKLAHEMAHEHCDGKWIAVGGGGYDIWRAVPRAWGKIWLAMNDDDRTGSLPENWIAKWQAKSPVTLPKTWEDAGGIYPAIPRKAEITEKNLLMLHKALSIIK